A region from the Canis lupus dingo isolate Sandy chromosome 9, ASM325472v2, whole genome shotgun sequence genome encodes:
- the SLC2A6 gene encoding solute carrier family 2, facilitated glucose transporter member 6 isoform X2 → MVLNDLLGRKLSIMFSAVPSAAGYALMAGAHGFWMLLLGRTLTGFAGGLTAACIPVYVSEIALPGVRGALGATPQLMAVFGSLSLYALGLLLPWRWLAVAGEGPVLIMILLLSFMPNSPRFLLSRGRDTEALRALAWLRGADADIRWEFEQIQDNVRRQSTHMSWAEARNPHMYRPILIALVMRFLQQLMGITPILVYLQPIFESTAILLPPKDDAAIVGAVRLFSVLIAALTMDLAGRKVLLFVSATIMFAANLTVGLYVHFGPKPLTPNSTMGLESIPLGGTEQPLATPSSYLTLVPLVATMLFITGYAMGWGPITWLLMSEILPLQARGVASGLCVLVSWLTAFALTKSFLLVVNAFGLHVPFFFFAAICLASLVFTGCCVPETKGRSLEQIESFFRTGRRSFLH, encoded by the exons TGGGCCGGAAGCTCAGCATTATGTTCTCAGCTGTGCCGTCAGCAGCTGGCTACGCGCTCATGGCAGGTGCCCACGGCTTCTGGATGCTGCTGCTGGGGAGGACGCTGACAGGCTTCGCTGGGGGACTCACAGCGGCCTGCATCCCG GTATACGTGTCTGAGATTGCTCTTCCAGGAGTCCGTGGGGCCCTGGGGGCCACACCCCAGCTCATGGCCGTGTTCGGATCTCTGTCCCTGTATGCACTTG gcctcctgctgCCGTGGCGCTGGCTGGCTGTGGCCGGGGAAGGGCCTGTGCTCATCATGATCCTGCTGCTCAGCTTCATGCCCAACTCACCCCGCTTCCTACTCTCGCGGGGCAGGGACACGGAGGCACTGCGGGCGCTGGCCTGGCTCCGTGGGGCCGACGCCGACATCCGCTGGGAATTCGAGCAGATCCAGGACAACGTCCGGAGACAG AGCACGCACATGTCGTGGGCTGAGGCTCGGAACCCCCACATGTACCGACCCATCCTCATCGCCTTGGTAATGCGCTTCCTGCAGCAGCTGATGGGCATCACGCCCATCCTTGTCTACCTGCAGCCCATCTTCGAAAGCACTGCCATCCTGCTG ccccccaaGGATGACGCAGCCATTGTGGGGGCCGTGAGGCTCTTCTCTGTGCTGATCGCTGCCCTCACCATGGACCTGGCTGGCCGCAAGGTTCTGCTGTTCGTCTCAG CCACCATCATGTTTGCTGCCAACCTGACGGTGGGGCTGTATGTCCACTTTGGCCCGAAGCCTCTGACCCCCAACAGCACCATGGGCCTAGAGAGCATACCCCTGGGGGGCACAGAGCAGCCCCTGGCCACACCCTCCAGCTACctcaccctggtgcccctggtgGCCACCATGCTCTTCATCACAG GCTACGCCATGGGCTGGGGGCCCATCACCTGGCTCCTCATGTCGGAGATCCTGCCCCTGCAGGCCCGTGGCGTGGCCTCGGGGCTCTGCGTGCTAGTCAGCTGGCTCACCGCCTTTGCTCTCACCAAGTCCTTCCTGCTGGTGGTG AATGCCTTCGGCCTCCACgtgcctttcttcttctttgccGCCATCTGCTTGGCCAGCCTGGTGTTCACCGGCTGCTGTGTGCCGGAGACCAAGGGCCGATCGCTGGAGCAGATCGAGTCCTTCTTCCGCACCGGGAGGAGGTCCTTCCTGCACTAG